In Betaproteobacteria bacterium, the DNA window GACGCAAAGGAAGTGCAAGGGCGAAAAGGAGGCAGAATTCCCTCTTTGAGCCAATGGCAGCGGACATCGGAGTTCTCTGCCGAATGTCTTCTCCCTTTGATTTTCCTCTGCGTCCTCTGCGTCCTCCGCGTCCTTGCGGTAAGCGACTTAAGATCCGCAGGAGTTTTGAGGCAAAATGACCGCAATGGAAACTTTCTCCACCATTGCGGCCGTTGACCTCGGCTCCAACTCCTTCCGGCTCCAGGTCGGCCGCGTGGTCGATGATCAGATCTATCCCCTCGATTCGTTGCGCGAGCCGGTGCGGCTCGCCGCCGGGCTGACCGCGGACAAGCATCTCGACGACGCGGCACAGAGCCGCGCTATCGAGTGTCTGAAGCGCTTCGGCGAGCGCCTGCGCGGATTGCCGGCCGGCGCGGTGCGCGCGGTCGGCACCAATACGCTGAGGGTGGCCAAGAACGCGCGCGAATTCGTGCCGCAATTCGAGGCTGCGCTCGGATTTCCGATCGAAGTTGTCGCCGGACGGGAGGAAGCGCGGTTGATCTATCTCGGCGTCGCGCACAGCCTGCCCGCCAGCCCGGAGATACGCCTGGTAGTGGATATCGGTGGCGGGTCCACCGAGTTCATCGTCGGGGCCGGCAACCAGCCGCACCGGCTGGAAAGCCTGTACATGGGTTGCGTGAGCTACAGCCTGAAGTTCTTTGCCGATGGCAAGCTTGCCAAGTCCAGCATGAAGCACGCCGAAACCGCCGCACGCATCGAGCTGGAGACCATCAAGAAGCAGTTCTCGCGCAAGCACTGGCAACAGGCAGTCGGCTCCTCCGGCACCGCACGCGCGATAGCAGACATCGTCGAGGCCAGCGGCTGGAGCACTTCAGGCATCACTCGCGAGGGGCTGGAGCGTCTGCGGCAGGCCCTGCTGAAGGCAGGCGATACGGCAAAGCTGGACCTGCCGGGATTGAAAGACGACCGCACCGCCGTACTGCCCGGCGGCTTCGCCATCATGAGCGCGATTTTTGCGGAACTCGACGTCGAGCACCTGGCGCTCGCGACCGGCGCCATGCGCCAGGGCATCTTGTGGGACATGATCGGCCGCGCGCACCGGCGCGACATGCGCGAACTGACCGTGCGCCAGTTCATGAAGCGCTACCACGTGGACGCCGGCCAGGCGCACCGGGTCGAGCGATTGGCGCTCAAGCTGTACGAACAACTGGTCGAAAGCGGCAAGGAAGAGTACGAGTACCCGATGCACATGTTGTCGTGGGCCGCGCGTTTGCAGGAGATCGGCCTGACGGTGGCACACAGCGGCTATCACAAGCATTCGTCTTATATCGTCGCCAACGCCGACATGCCGGGTTTTTCCAAGATGGAGCAGGCGCAGCTTTCCATGCTGGTCCTGGCGCATCGCGGTTCGCTCGGCAAGCTGCATGGCCTCGTCAGAGCGGACTACGACTGGTCGTTGCTGGTCGCGCTGCGGCTGGCGGCGCTGTTGCATCGCAGCCGGTCGGATGTCCGCCTGCCGGCGATCCGCACATTCCGGAAAAAATCCACGTTCACCGTCGAGGTGGACGCGAAATGGCTGGCCGCCAATCCACTCACCGTAGCCGAGCTGCGCGACGAGATCAAGGACTGGAACGGGCTCGGCGTCGAACTATCGGTCCCGCAACTGGCGGAAGTCGAGTCCTCGGAAATGCTGGCGACCGACTGAAACTCACCAGGGCCGCTTCAGGACGGCTTCCATCCGGTCGCAGATCGTTCTCAGCACTTTGGCCCGGGCGTGGAGTTTGTCGTTGGCTTCCACCAGTGTCCACGGCGCGATGTCGGTCGAGGTGCGATCGACCATATCGCACACGGCCTTTTCATAGGCGTCCCACTTCTTGCGGTTGCGCCAGTCCTCGGGCGTGATCTTGAAGCGCTTGAACGCGGTTTTCTGGCGTTCCTTGAAGCGCCGGTATTGTTCTTCCTTGCTGATCGCCAGCCAGAACTTGATCACGATCGCACCGTTGTCCTCGAGCTGCTGTTCGAAGTCGTTGATCTCCGGATAAGCGCGCATCCAGTCGAATTCGGAAGCAAACCCTTCCACGCGCTCGACCAGTACGCGGCCATACCAGGAGCGATCGAAGATCGCGAAGCGCCCGTGCCTGGGCACCTGACGCCAGAAACGCCACAAATAAGGTTGCGCGCGTTCTTCTTCCGTCGGCGCTGCGACCGGCACGATACGGTATTGGCGCGCATCCAGCGCCTGCGCTACACGCCGGATGGCACTGCCTTTTCCGGCGGCATCGTTGCCTTCGAACGCGAGGACGACCGAGCGATTCCTGAATCGGGGATGACGCGAAAGCAGGTTGAGCCTGGTCCGATAATCATCGAGGAGCTTTTCGTATTTGCTGCGCTCGAGCTTCAGATTCAGGTCCAGGGATCTCACGATGTTTCGGTGGTCTATCGCTGGCGGAAGCGGCGCAATGCGGTCTTCCTTTACCTTGGCCGGCTTCCGGTCGAGGCGTTCGCGCATCGCCGCGAGCAGCGTGCGGCCGGCCGTGAGGCTGCGATAACACGCATCGACGCCTTCGACTACGATCCAGGGCGCGGTCGCGCTGCTGGTCTGGCGCAGCGTGAACTCCGACACCTTGCGGAATTTGTCGTAGAGTTTGAAATCCGCCCATTCCGTGTCGCTGACCTTCCAGCGCGTCTTCGGGTCCTTTTGCAGCGACTTCAGGCGCTTTTTCTGTGCGGCCTTGGACAAGTGAAACCAGAATTTGAGGATCAGCGCACCTTCGTCGCCGAGCATTCTCTCGAAGCGCACGATGTCCTCGATGCGCTGGACCAGTTGCGGGTGCCTGGCCTCGCCTTTGACGCGGTCCAGGATCGGTTGCGTATACCAATGGCCGAACAGAATGCCGATTTTCCCTTTGGGCGGCAGCGCCTGCCAGTAACGCCACATCGGCGGCCGCTCCCGCTCTTCGTCGGACGGTTCTCCGAAGGCCACGGTGCGCATATGGCGCGGATCCATCCATTCGTTCAGCAGATTGACGGTCTCGCCCTTGCCGGCGCCGTCCATGCCGCCGATCAGGACGATGACCGGGAAGCGCCCGTCCTCGAACAGATCGTATTGCGCATCGAGCAGGGATTCGCGCAGCTTCGGTACCTGGCGCGCATAAGTCTGCTTGGTGATCGCGTGCCCCAGTTCCGCCGATTCGAACATCGAAACCCCCTTAGATGAAATCAGGACCGATCACCGCGCGTAGCACCACTTGCGGCTGTTCGTCGCGCTCCCGGTGCGAGAGCCACCAGACTGCGCCTTTCTTGATGCTCCAGGGCATCGGTTCGCCGGCGATCAGCAGTGAAGCCAGCAGCCCAAGCGTGGGTTGATGGCCGACCACCAATACCGCACCCTTGTGCTCCGGCCAGCCCGCAGCGGCGAGCACCGCGGCCGGCGATGCGCCGGGGGCGAGGTCGCGCACGATTTCGAAATTCTCCGTCAACGCCTTCGCGGTTTGCAGGGCGCGCTCGGCCGGGCTGACGATAATGCGCGTGCGTTTCGGCAGTCTGGGACGCAGCCAGTGTGCGAGTTCCTGCGCCTGCTTCACGCCCTTGGCGGTCAGTTTCCGCGCCGGATCGGGCGTGCCGTCGACGGCTTCTGCATGACGCCATAAGATCAAATCCATGCCACCATCCTCCCGGGAAATCCGTGCCGATCAAAGAGACTCCCACCATGGATGCAATTCGTCGAAGCGTTTCCAGATATCTTCGAGCTGGTCGTGGCATTGCTCCCCATCGCGCGCGCACCAGCCGCGCAGAAAGCCCACGGCCTGCTGGTAATCCGTTGACGAATCTTCGGCTGCCAGGGCGTCAAGCAATTTCCACGCGGTAGCATCGTCGTTGAGCTGTCCGAGCGATTCCTGCAGATCAACCAGTGCCCGCAGCGTGCCCGCCGCCTTGTCTTCGAACAGTGGCAGAAAGAATTCGATCGCATAGCGCAGGCGCTTGACCTGGATGCGCAGTCGGTGAAGATCCGCGAAGCCGAGTTGCGAAATAGGGCGTCCGCGCTTCTTCACGCCCGCGTATCTGCGCGACACAATTTTCGCCGCAAACTTCAGCAGCGTCCTGTTCGCGGCGACCGGCCGGGCCGTCTCGCCACGCCATTGTCCGACCCAAAGCGCCTGCGTCAACCGCAGCAGCATCGCCGTGTATTCCGGTGCCGCGACCGCCGTGCGCACGGCACGAGCGGCCCGCTGCCGGGCATTCTGGGTCCGCTGGCGCAACGCCGCGACACCGCCATGCCGCCCGGACCCCGCATGCGGCAGCGTTTCGACGGCAAAGACGTCCAGATCGCGAGCATCGCCCAGCAATCGCGCTACGGACTTCAGTTCATCCAATGTTCGCGCGAAATGCGACCTGGGTATCGCCGCATCGAACACGCGAAATGCCGAGCGCAGACGCCGCAACGCGACGCGTGCCTGGTGAAAATACTCCGGGTTGCGACCGGCGAGGAGGCCGATCTCGTTATCCTGCAGATGTGCGAGACAATGGAATGCGACGGCGACGAAGGCGTCGTCGACCGACATGTCCGTGGACAATGGTGGCGTCGACGCTTTCATCGGCGAGGATTCGATGCGCGCCGCAAGCGCGTAACCGCGTTGCGCCTTGCTGCGATTGTCGAGTCTTACCGGCAACCCCCGAGCAATCTCGAGCGCCAGATCGAACAATGCATCGGTTTCTCCCGCCTTGAGTTCGAGTTCGACTTCGCAAATCGGGTCGCGTCGCCCGCCTGCGGCTATTGCGCCGCGATCCAGACTGACTTCGATGATCGTTCCGGCGCGTGGCCGTATCAGCGTCGAGCTACGTCTGAATTCGGTTGTGAACGCGACCTGGAGTGCTTCACGCGTTTGCTTGTCGGCCACCAGTTTGCCGAAGCCGGCTTCGATCATCGCCGGAAAGTTCGGTAGTTGTGCCGGCACTTCGGTCTCGTGTTCGGCGCGTCGGTGCAGGCCTCCGGCGGCAATCCCGGCACTCTTGACGGTCTGGATCCAGCGTTTTCCCTCGCGCCGCAGCCGCAGCGCCACGCCGCCGCTTTGCAGGCGGCGATCCGGAGTGTCGTAGTAAGCCGAGAACAGCCGGCGGGATGCGGGCTTGCGATGAGGGTGCCGTTTCAGTACGCCCCACAGGCGCCGTGCGTGCTCCGGTTCCACCGACAATTTGATTTCGATCTCCTGAGCCATTTGGAGCGAAATCAACGCACGCAACTCAGGCCGGCGCCGGGCCGGACGAAAGCTTGGCGAGCAATGCCGCCTGGGCTGCCGCACGCTTGCCGTGCGCGGACTTCTTGCGCTCGTAGCGACCGTCGCCGTTCATCTCCCATGCCTCGCCAATGTCGGCGAGGTAGGTTTTCAGCGACTCGTCGATCACACGCTTCTTGAGCCTGTCGTCGAGCACCGGAAAGCATACTTCGACGCGGCGAAAGAAATTGCGATCCATCCAGTCCGCGCTCGACAGCAGCACCCTTTCGGCACTCTTGAAATAGAACACGCGGTGATGTTCGAGAAAACGACCGATGATCGAACGCACGCGGATGTTATCCGAAAGCCCGGGGATGCCGGGCCGCAGCGCACACACGCCGCGGATGATGAGATCGACTTGCACGCCGGCCATCGATGCTTCGTACAATGCGGAAATGATCTCGGGCTCGAGCAGTGCGTTCATCTTGGCGATGATCCCGGCTTCCTTTCCCGCCCTGGCGTGCTCCGCTTCCTGGCGGATTGCCGCCAGGATCTGCGAATGCAGCGTGAAGGGCGATTGCCACAGGTGCTTGAGCTTGCCTGCCTTGCCCAGTCCCGTGAGCTGCATGAATATATCGTTCACGTCGGCGCCGATCTCTTCGTGGCAGCTGAACAGGCCGAAGTCCGTATAGGACATGGCGGTGCGGGCGTGATAGTTGCCGGTGCCCAGATGCACATAACGCCGCAGCCCGTCCTCTTCGCGGCGCAATACCATCGACATCTTGGCGTGGGTTTTGTGCCCGACGACGCCGTAGATCACATGGGCGCCGACTTCCTCCAGCTTCGCGGCCCAGTTGATATTGGCCTCTTCGTCGAAGCGCGCCATGAGTTCGACCACGACGGTGACTTCCTTGCCGTTGCGGGCGGCTTCGAGCAGCGCCTGCATCAGTTCGGAATTGGCGCCGGTGCGATAAACAGTCTGCTTGATGGCGACGACGTTGGGATCGATGGCCGCCTGCTGGATGAAACCGATTACCGGTTTGAACGACTGAAAAGGATGATGCAGCAGGATGTCACTCTTGCGGATGACGGCGAAGATGTCCGGCACTTTGGTGAGTGCGGCAGGAACGCCCGGTGCGAAAGGCGGGAACTTGAGGTCCGGCCGATCCAACCAGTCGGGCACCTGCATGAGACGGACCAGGTTGACCGGCCCGGTCACCCGATAGAGATCATCGGCGGTCAAATTGAACTGCTGCAGCAGGAAATCCGAAATCACCGGCGAACACAGGTCGGCGACCTCGAGCCGAACCGCGTCGCCGAAATGCCGCTGCGGCAATTCGCCTTGCAATGCAAGGCGCAGGTTCTTCACTTCTTCTTCGTCTACGAACAGGTCGCTGTTGCGGGTGACGCGAAACTGATAGCAGCCCTGCACCTCCATTCCGGCGAACAGCTCGTCGACATGCGCATGAATGATCGACGACAGGAACACGAAACCGTGGTCGGTGCCGGCGATTTCGCGCGGGAGCATGATCACTCGCGGCAGCACGCGCGGAGCCTGCACCAGCGCGAAACCGGAGTTGCGGCCGAATGCGTCCTTGCCCGAAAGCTGGACCGCGAAGTTCAGGCTTTTGTTGAGGATGCGCGGAAAAGGATGCGCCGGGTCGAGGCCGATCGGCGTCATCACCGGCATGATCTCCTTCAGGAAGAAAGCCTTGATCCATGCTTTCTGTGCGTCGCCCCAGTCGTGCCGTCGCAGGAAGCGGATGCCCTCGCGCGCGAGCTGCGGCAGGAGTTCCTCGTTCCACAGTTGATACTGGCGCGCGACCAGCACGTGCGCCCGCAGCGACACTTCACGGAATACCTGCGAGGGCGAGGCGCCGTCCGGGCCCGTGAAATCGGCGCCGAGTTCGATCTGAGCCTTCAGGCCGGCCACGCGGATCTCGAAGAACTCGTCGAGGTTGTTGCTCACAATGCACAGGAAGCGTAGCCGCTCGAGCAGCGGTACCTCGGCATCTTTAGCCTGGGCCAGCACCCTGCGGTTGAATTCGAGTTGGGCGAATTCCCGGTTGAGATAGAGCTGGGGATTGGATCGCCTGACCTTGCCCGATTTGTCGGCAACGAGTGCGGCCCGCTTGCGGGCGGCCTTCTCCGGCGCGAGCGTAGCTGCGCGGTCGGCCGACTCCGCCTTGGTGTGACCCGCTTTGGTAATTTTCAGCTCCCCGGTCTGACAGGCAAACGGAGAAGGGCGGCGCCGGACATGCCGGCCGGCGCGACTAGTGACTTGAGCTAGCCCTTCGGTGGCGGAACATAGCCCGTAGCCGCATCGACCCCCTGACCGAAGAAATACTTCTCGGTCTGTTGCAGAAGGTATTTGCGTGCCTTGGGATCCGCGAGGCTGAGGCGGTTCTCGTTGACCAGCATTTTCTGGTGCTCGAGCCAGCCCTTCCAGGCCTCTTTGGAAACGTTCTCGAATACACGCTTGCCCAGTTCCCCGGGGAAGGGAGGAAAATCCAGCCCCTCCGCGTCCCGGCCAAGCTTTACACACTTCACCGTTCTTGCCATTTTTTATGGTTCAACAGGTTAGATTGAATTCGTCGCGATTTGGTTACATCTTTGTGACAAGCGGCAACCGCGGAAATTCTCGGACGATTATAGGCCGGTCGATGTGTTGCGGCAGCACGGCGCTAGATCGACTTGATCAAGACCTTGGAGCGGCGCTGAAAGTTGTAGAGAGCCTGTTTCTGCTTCGGCAGGCTGCCCACGCCGGTCTCGACGAAGCCATGCTCGATGAACCAGTGGGCGGCGCGCGTGGTCAGCACGAACAGCCGCTTGACGCGCTGCTTCTTCGCCTTTTCCTCGATCCACTTCAGCAGCTGTTCCCCGGCCCCGAAGTCGCGATAGTCGGGATCCACGGCCACGCAGGCGAGCTCCGCCGACTTTTCGTTCGGAAAAGGGTAGAGCGCGGCACAGCCGACGATGACCTTGTCGTGTTCGAGCACGCTGAACCGCGATATTTCGATCTCGAGCAGTTCGCGCGAGCGTTTGACCAACGTTCCGTCGGCCTCGAGTGGTTCGATCAACCGCAGGACACCGCCGACGTCCTCGATGGTCGCGTCGCGCAGCTGCTCGAGCGGATCGCGCGTGACCATGCTGCCGATGCCGTCATGGGTGAACAATTCCAGCAGCAGCGCACCATCGGCATGGCGGCTGATCATGTGCACGCGGGCCGCCCCGCCTTTGGAGGCCTTGATCGCAAGCGGCAGATACAGCCTGGCATCGTCCGACAGCGACTCTTCCTTGCGCAGCAGTTTCTCGGCGTCGGAAACCGTGAGTTCGCGCAGCAGTCGCCCGCTTTTGCCCTTCAGCCCCGGCTCGTTCATCAGGAACACGAGTTTTTCCGCACCCAGCGCGATGGCGGTTTCCGCGGCGACGTCTTCCAGCGTCACGTTGAAAATTTCGCCGGTAGGGGAGTAGCCGAGCGGGGACAGCAGCACCAGTTCGCCATCGTCGAGGCGAATGTTGATCGCATCCGCGTCGACTTTACGCACTTCGCCGGTGTGGCACATGTCCACCCCGTCCACGACCCCGCGCGGCCGCGCGGTGACGAAGTTGCCCGACGCAACCCGGATGTCGGCATTCGCCATCGGCGAGTTCGGCAGTCCCATCGACAGCAACGCCTCGATCTCCACGCGCACTTGTCCGCTCGCCTGTTTCACGCCGGCAAGCGCCTGTTCATCCGTGACGCGGATTCCCCTTACGTACTGCGTTTTCAGGCCGGCCGAGCGCAGCTGCGCTTCGATCTGCGGCCGCGCACCGTGCACCAGCACCAGACGTACCCCGAGGCTGGCGAGCAGATTCAGGTCGTGCGTGAGCGCGACGAACGACCCGTCCGCCACGACTTCGCCACCGAAGGCGATGACGAAGGTGCGTCCGCCGAACGCGTGGATGTACGGCGCGGCAGCGCGGAACCAGCGTACGAAGTTGGCTTGCTGGGCGGCTTGCATGTCGGCTCCCGAATTCGCTACCTCGGTTGCATGCGGATGGCGCCGTCGATCCGGATCACTTCGCCGTTCAGCATTTCATTCTCGGCGATCTGCCTGACGAGTTGCGCGTATTCGGCGGGACGACCCAGGCGCGGCGGGAACGGCACCATCCTGCCGAGTGCGTCCTGCACTTCCTGCGGCATGCCCATGAGCATCGGCGTTTCGAATATGCCCGGCGCGATGGTCATGACGCGGATACCGCTGCGCGACAGGTCGCGCGCGATCGGCAGCGTCATGCCGACGATCCCACCCTTGGACGCCGAGTAGGCCGCCTGGCCGATCTGTCCGTCGAAGGCGGCGACCGAAGCCGTGTTGACGATCACGCCGCGCTCGCCAGCCGCGTTGGGCTGCAGTTTCGACATCGCGTCCACGGCCAGGCGGATCATGTTGAAACTGCCGATCAGATTGATGTTGATGACCCTGGCGAATTTTTCCAGCGAATGCGGACCTTCCTTGCCGACGGTTTTTTCGCCGATGGCGATACCCGCGCAGTTCACCAGCGCCTGCAGACCGCCGAACTCCTTCAGCGCAGCGGCCACAACGGCTTTGCCGTGATCCTCGCGTGTCACGTCGCACTCGACATAACGCGCGTGCCTGCCGAGCTTGGCTGCCAATGCCTCGCCCTGCGCCTTGTTGACGTCGGCGATGATCGCGTTGCCGCCGGCTGCGACCACCATTTCGACTGTGGCCGCACCGAGGCCGGAACTGCCGCCGGTGACGATGAAGGTGCTGTTCTTGATTTCCATGTTTATGCGTCCGGGTTCGAGCGTCCGGTCTTTTGGGGAAATTGGACGCGAAGTATAGCAGCGCCTCTCTAGAAGTCGCCCCACAGCGCCTGGATTGCAGATAGCGCGGCCAGCGCCGCTGTCTCCGTGCGCAGGATGCGCGGGCCGAGCCGAACCTGTCTGAACCAACGCGACTGGGCAAGCTGGTTTTCCACCGGCGACAGGCCGCCTTCGGGACCGATCAACAGTGTCATGCGTGCCTTCGGCGCAAGGGCCTTCAGCGGGACGGAGGCCGTCGGAGATAGCAGCAATCTCGCTTCGTCATCGGCTGCGGGCATATCGAGTTGCGCCAGCCAGTCAGGCAGGCTCATCAATGGCGAGACTTCCGGCACGCGATTGCGGCCGCATTGTTCGCACGCCGAGATCACCAGGTTCTGCCAGTGCTCGACGCGGCGTTGCGCGCGTTCATCCTTGAGTTTTACGACGCTGCGCTCGGTGGCGACGGGCTGGATTGCCGCCACGCCGAGTTCGACCGCTTTCTGCAATGTAATGTCCATGCGATCGCCGCTCGACAGTCCCTGCACCAGCCGGACGTGCAACCGGGATTCGCGCTCGACGTCAAGATGTGCGCCGGTCTTGACCGATACATCGCCTCGGTCTATGCGCGTAATGCGCGCCTCGAATTCGCCGCCCAGCCCGTCGAACATCACCACAGGCTCGCCCACGGCGAGCCGCAACACACGCACCGCATGATGGGCCGCGGCCGGGTGCAGGCGCACTTCCGAGCCATTGCCGAGCTTGCCCTCAAAATGGAACCGAGCCCCCGATTTTGCCGTGAGTTTTCTATCTAAGTCTTTATCCATGCTAAGATTTTGCCATGCACAATCGGGTCTGTCTTAGAGTTTATAAAAGGGCTTCAAGCGCTTCTGCAGGGCCTTCAAGCGGCCCGGGGGCCTGACGAATGGGGGCTCAACCGCCAGTCTGCAATTTCGGCTGGAAGGCGCGTGTGTTCGATCTGCCCGCTACGAATGGCAAGCGGTACACACTGGAGAACGCGAGCGGGCCCAATGGGTTGCTGGTGATGTTCATCTGCAATCATTGCCCGTACCTCAAAGCCATACGCGAGCGCCTGATCCGCGATTGCGCCGAACTCGAGGCCCTCGGCGTCAATGCCATTGCGATCAGCTCCAACGATCCTGACGATTATCCGGAAGATTCGTTCGAGAACATGCAGCACGTGGCCCGCGATTTCAAATTTCCTTTCCCTTATCTTTTCGATGAAACCCAGGAAGTCGCGCGCGCCTACGACGCGGTGTGCACGCCGGACTTTTTTGGCTTCAACAGGAACCTCGAATTGCAGTATCGAGGCCGCCTGGATGCGTCGAAGACTACGCCGGTGGCGAATGCCAGACGCGACCTGTTCGAGGCCATGAAGACGATTGCCGAAACCGGCAGCGGTCCGGCCGGGCAGATTCCAAGCCAGGGATGCTCCATCAAATGGAAGCGGTAGTCCGGCCCATCCGGGGCATGCTGGAGCAGGTCATCGCCTGCGTGCGGGAAGTTGCGGCGAAGGAAGTCATGCCGCGCTACCTGAAGGTGGCGCAACAACGCAAATCCGATGGCAGTCTGTTTACCGAGGCGGATCTGGCCGCGCAGGAAGCTTTGTCGCGCGTCCTGCCGAAGATCTATTCCGGTCCGATCGTGGCCGAGGAAATGACGCCGGAGCAGCAGGCGGAGTACTGGCTGGCCGGCACGGAAGGGCTGTGGTGCGTGGATCCGATCGACGGAACGTCGAACTTCGTCAACGGACTGCCGTACTTCGCCGTCTCGGTGGCGCTGATGATCAACGGGCGTAGCGTGCTCGGTGTGGTCTACGACCCGATCGCCGACGAGGTGTTCTACGCCGAAAAGGCCGGCGGGGCCTTTCTCAACGGCGAGCGCCTGCCGATCAAGGAGCATGTGCCGCATCTGCGCAATGCCATGGCGCAGATCGACTTCAAGCGTCTCCCGCCCGGGCTTGCGCGCGAACTGGTGGCTGAGCCGCCCTATTCGTCCCAGCGCAATTTCGGCGCCAGTACCCTGGAATGGTGTTATGTCGCGGCGGGGCGCTTCGACGTCTACCTGCATGGCGGACAGAAAT includes these proteins:
- the ppx gene encoding exopolyphosphatase; amino-acid sequence: METFSTIAAVDLGSNSFRLQVGRVVDDQIYPLDSLREPVRLAAGLTADKHLDDAAQSRAIECLKRFGERLRGLPAGAVRAVGTNTLRVAKNAREFVPQFEAALGFPIEVVAGREEARLIYLGVAHSLPASPEIRLVVDIGGGSTEFIVGAGNQPHRLESLYMGCVSYSLKFFADGKLAKSSMKHAETAARIELETIKKQFSRKHWQQAVGSSGTARAIADIVEASGWSTSGITREGLERLRQALLKAGDTAKLDLPGLKDDRTAVLPGGFAIMSAIFAELDVEHLALATGAMRQGILWDMIGRAHRRDMRELTVRQFMKRYHVDAGQAHRVERLALKLYEQLVESGKEEYEYPMHMLSWAARLQEIGLTVAHSGYHKHSSYIVANADMPGFSKMEQAQLSMLVLAHRGSLGKLHGLVRADYDWSLLVALRLAALLHRSRSDVRLPAIRTFRKKSTFTVEVDAKWLAANPLTVAELRDEIKDWNGLGVELSVPQLAEVESSEMLATD
- the pap gene encoding polyphosphate:AMP phosphotransferase — encoded protein: MFESAELGHAITKQTYARQVPKLRESLLDAQYDLFEDGRFPVIVLIGGMDGAGKGETVNLLNEWMDPRHMRTVAFGEPSDEERERPPMWRYWQALPPKGKIGILFGHWYTQPILDRVKGEARHPQLVQRIEDIVRFERMLGDEGALILKFWFHLSKAAQKKRLKSLQKDPKTRWKVSDTEWADFKLYDKFRKVSEFTLRQTSSATAPWIVVEGVDACYRSLTAGRTLLAAMRERLDRKPAKVKEDRIAPLPPAIDHRNIVRSLDLNLKLERSKYEKLLDDYRTRLNLLSRHPRFRNRSVVLAFEGNDAAGKGSAIRRVAQALDARQYRIVPVAAPTEEERAQPYLWRFWRQVPRHGRFAIFDRSWYGRVLVERVEGFASEFDWMRAYPEINDFEQQLEDNGAIVIKFWLAISKEEQYRRFKERQKTAFKRFKITPEDWRNRKKWDAYEKAVCDMVDRTSTDIAPWTLVEANDKLHARAKVLRTICDRMEAVLKRPW
- a CDS encoding histidine phosphatase family protein, giving the protein MDLILWRHAEAVDGTPDPARKLTAKGVKQAQELAHWLRPRLPKRTRIIVSPAERALQTAKALTENFEIVRDLAPGASPAAVLAAAGWPEHKGAVLVVGHQPTLGLLASLLIAGEPMPWSIKKGAVWWLSHRERDEQPQVVLRAVIGPDFI
- a CDS encoding CHAD domain-containing protein, with product MAQEIEIKLSVEPEHARRLWGVLKRHPHRKPASRRLFSAYYDTPDRRLQSGGVALRLRREGKRWIQTVKSAGIAAGGLHRRAEHETEVPAQLPNFPAMIEAGFGKLVADKQTREALQVAFTTEFRRSSTLIRPRAGTIIEVSLDRGAIAAGGRRDPICEVELELKAGETDALFDLALEIARGLPVRLDNRSKAQRGYALAARIESSPMKASTPPLSTDMSVDDAFVAVAFHCLAHLQDNEIGLLAGRNPEYFHQARVALRRLRSAFRVFDAAIPRSHFARTLDELKSVARLLGDARDLDVFAVETLPHAGSGRHGGVAALRQRTQNARQRAARAVRTAVAAPEYTAMLLRLTQALWVGQWRGETARPVAANRTLLKFAAKIVSRRYAGVKKRGRPISQLGFADLHRLRIQVKRLRYAIEFFLPLFEDKAAGTLRALVDLQESLGQLNDDATAWKLLDALAAEDSSTDYQQAVGFLRGWCARDGEQCHDQLEDIWKRFDELHPWWESL
- the ppk1 gene encoding polyphosphate kinase 1; protein product: MTKAGHTKAESADRAATLAPEKAARKRAALVADKSGKVRRSNPQLYLNREFAQLEFNRRVLAQAKDAEVPLLERLRFLCIVSNNLDEFFEIRVAGLKAQIELGADFTGPDGASPSQVFREVSLRAHVLVARQYQLWNEELLPQLAREGIRFLRRHDWGDAQKAWIKAFFLKEIMPVMTPIGLDPAHPFPRILNKSLNFAVQLSGKDAFGRNSGFALVQAPRVLPRVIMLPREIAGTDHGFVFLSSIIHAHVDELFAGMEVQGCYQFRVTRNSDLFVDEEEVKNLRLALQGELPQRHFGDAVRLEVADLCSPVISDFLLQQFNLTADDLYRVTGPVNLVRLMQVPDWLDRPDLKFPPFAPGVPAALTKVPDIFAVIRKSDILLHHPFQSFKPVIGFIQQAAIDPNVVAIKQTVYRTGANSELMQALLEAARNGKEVTVVVELMARFDEEANINWAAKLEEVGAHVIYGVVGHKTHAKMSMVLRREEDGLRRYVHLGTGNYHARTAMSYTDFGLFSCHEEIGADVNDIFMQLTGLGKAGKLKHLWQSPFTLHSQILAAIRQEAEHARAGKEAGIIAKMNALLEPEIISALYEASMAGVQVDLIIRGVCALRPGIPGLSDNIRVRSIIGRFLEHHRVFYFKSAERVLLSSADWMDRNFFRRVEVCFPVLDDRLKKRVIDESLKTYLADIGEAWEMNGDGRYERKKSAHGKRAAAQAALLAKLSSGPAPA
- a CDS encoding oxidative damage protection protein — protein: MARTVKCVKLGRDAEGLDFPPFPGELGKRVFENVSKEAWKGWLEHQKMLVNENRLSLADPKARKYLLQQTEKYFFGQGVDAATGYVPPPKG
- the argA gene encoding amino-acid N-acetyltransferase, translating into MQAAQQANFVRWFRAAAPYIHAFGGRTFVIAFGGEVVADGSFVALTHDLNLLASLGVRLVLVHGARPQIEAQLRSAGLKTQYVRGIRVTDEQALAGVKQASGQVRVEIEALLSMGLPNSPMANADIRVASGNFVTARPRGVVDGVDMCHTGEVRKVDADAINIRLDDGELVLLSPLGYSPTGEIFNVTLEDVAAETAIALGAEKLVFLMNEPGLKGKSGRLLRELTVSDAEKLLRKEESLSDDARLYLPLAIKASKGGAARVHMISRHADGALLLELFTHDGIGSMVTRDPLEQLRDATIEDVGGVLRLIEPLEADGTLVKRSRELLEIEISRFSVLEHDKVIVGCAALYPFPNEKSAELACVAVDPDYRDFGAGEQLLKWIEEKAKKQRVKRLFVLTTRAAHWFIEHGFVETGVGSLPKQKQALYNFQRRSKVLIKSI
- a CDS encoding 3-hydroxyacyl-CoA dehydrogenase, which encodes MEIKNSTFIVTGGSSGLGAATVEMVVAAGGNAIIADVNKAQGEALAAKLGRHARYVECDVTREDHGKAVVAAALKEFGGLQALVNCAGIAIGEKTVGKEGPHSLEKFARVININLIGSFNMIRLAVDAMSKLQPNAAGERGVIVNTASVAAFDGQIGQAAYSASKGGIVGMTLPIARDLSRSGIRVMTIAPGIFETPMLMGMPQEVQDALGRMVPFPPRLGRPAEYAQLVRQIAENEMLNGEVIRIDGAIRMQPR